The sequence TTTTTCGGAAGTGCAATTAATAATTTTGGTGTGCAAGAATTATTAGAAACATTTATTCAAATTGCACCTATACCACAAGGCAGAGATGCGGAAAGCAGATTTGTAAAAGCAAATGAAAAAAAGTTTAGTGGATTTATTTTTAAAATTCATGCGAACATAGATCCACGTCATCGGGATCGCATTGCATTTTTAAGAGTTGTTTCAGGAACATTTGAACGCAGTACATTTTATCATCATCCAAGATTAAACAGAGAATTTAGATTTAATAATCCCTACACGTTTATGGCTGCCAGTAAGGATATTATTGACACTGCTTATCCCGGTGATGTAGTTGGATTATATGATACAGGGAATATTAAAATTGCCGATTCATTTACAGAAGGTGAAGAATTAATATTCCGTGGTATTCCGAGTTTTTCGCCGGAAATATTTCGAGAGTTGGTGAACCTCGATCCGATGAAATCAAAACAATTAGAAAAAGGAATTTCGCAATTAACGGAAGAAGGTGTTGCACAATTATTTACATTGGCAGTGGGCAATAAAAAAGTAGTGGGAACTGTGGGTGATTTGCAATTTGATGTGATTCAATATCGCCTTGAAAATGAGTATGGCGCTAAGTGTCGTTTCCAATCAATTGCAATGCATAAAGTGTGTTGGATTACAACAGATGATAAAAAGAAACTGGATGAATTTATACGTTTAAAAAGTGATTATATTTATTTAGATAAGGATAATAATCCGGTGTTTATGGCGGAAACTTCCTGGGCATTAAATGTGGCGATTGAAAATAATCCGGATATTGCTTTTCATACTACAACAGAATTTAAAACAGCAACGGTGTAAATTATACATCCGGTTTTTTGCGTAGCTTTTTTACTTCACCTGTGAATTTTTTATCTGCTATTCTTTTCTCTTTTACTGCTTTAGGAATTTCAGTAACTTTTCTTTTTTTGGGTTTTATTAATCCTTTATTTATTAATTGAAATAATTTCTGTGTGGCTTCTGCTTTGTTTTTCACTTGTGATCTGCCGTCATCGCAAACTACCTGAATTGTTCCTTCTCCTGTAATTTTATTTTTTAATGTTTTAAAAAGTTGCGCTTTATCTTCTTCAGACAATATGTTACTAAATGTTATATTGAAATTTGCTTCTACTTTCGTTTCCACTTTATTTACATGCTGACCACCCTTTCCTCCACTTCTGGAAGTTTTATAATTGAACTCTCGGATTATCTCTTTTGTGATTGGCATTGTAAATAGTTATTTCTGCAAAAGTAAATTGCGCATGTTATCTTTTTTCATTTCTTGCTGATTAAATATAAAATGTTGTTTCGTTCAACACCTCTATTAAATTGTAAAACTCAATTTTAAATAATATGCTCTGCCGGCTTGAGGAAAATAACCGTTGGATTCTTGAAAATTGCCTTCATAGAAATAAGGATATACCCATGCATTGGATTCATAAAGTGAATTGGTGAAATTCGAAATCATAAAATCCAAACCAATATTATTTTTGCTTTGAGTGATACAGTTTATGTGTAGTGTCAGATCATTGGAATTATATGGATCTAAACTTCTTTCCAAATCTTCTGTGTTATCAATATACTGCCTTCCCACAAATCTTGAAGTAATATTAATTTGCGCATCCCATGTTGTACTTGCCATTTCATATCCCTTTAAAAAAGAATAATTAATCATTAAACCTCCGGTTGCTTGTGGAGAAAAAGCAATCATTGTATTTGAATATGTCTCTGCAATTTGCTCGCCGTTATCCCAATTGTCAATGTATTGTGTGTAATCTTTAATTCTGTTATCACTGAGTGCTCCAAACATAGAAATATCCAGAACGCTCCAAAGTTGTTTTGATACATTTAATTCCAATCCTGCTCTATAACTTTCCGGAACATTCACACGGGTATATTCACCTACATCATTTATACTTCCGTCAAGAACCAACTGATCTTTATAATGCATAAAGAAAATATTCGGTTGAATTTGCCATCCTTTAATATTTGATTTTACTCCGAGTTCTACATTCAATAAATGTTCAGGTAATGGTCTTGAATTAATAGTTGAATTTACAAAGTCATCACGGTTGGGTTCTTTAGATGTGTAACCGACATAAGCATAAGAATTTAAATTCTCTTTTATGTTCCAGAACAAACCAATCTTTGGATTTATAAAATTGTAAAATTGTGTTTGAGGAACAGTATTTAATTCCGTATCAAATCCGGTAAACTGATAGTTGATTGTTCTCCATTGCAAGTCTGAAATAATTTCAATTTTGTTGGTTGGATAAAAATGCCATTGCGCAAATAAATTTGCGTCTTGCTTTACTGCATTGTTATCCGAATATCTGAAAGGTGGAACTCCGATTGAACCATAATCACTCCAGATAACTTCATCGTAATGACTTCCCAGATATTTAAAATATGCTCCACCTAAAACAATCTTATTTTTATTGCTCATTAAAAAATTATAGTCCGTCATTATTCCATAAAAATCATTTGCCAACCACTTTTGAGTAATCATATCTGAATAATAAATTGTAGAATCGTTTACTGTTACTTCCTCAATTCCATAGCTATATAAATCTTGCTGCTGCTCCAATTGTTCGTAATACCCCTTCCCCATTGTATAATTCAAAGTGATATTCCAATTGCTCTCATTATCAAAAAATAAATTGTGATGCCATTGCAAATGTGTTTGCGTATAATTATCTGTTTGATTAGCGTAAGTGTATGGATTAAAAGTTCTGTTTGTTTCCAAAGAATCTTTTGGCACTCCTCCCCAACTTTGATATGTTTTTTCTTTACCACTAATTATATTAATAACACTTTTATAGTTATTGGATTGATATCCAAAAGTGAGAAATACTGATCTGAGATTTGCAGATGATCTATCTATATAACCATTGGAATTTGTGTAAGAACCTGAACCTTCGACAAACCAATGATTTTTCATTCTGCCTGTTGCAAAAAGTAAATTCGTGCGAAATAAATTAAATGATCCTAATGATGTACTTACTGTTGCTTCTGATTCTTCTTTTAATTGATTGGTAAATACATTAACGGATGCGCCGAATACACCTGAACCATTTGTACTGAATCCAATTCCTCTTTGCACTTGTACTGCATCTGCTGATAAAGCAATATCCGGAATATCTACCCAATAAGATTGTGATGATTCCGCATCATTAAACGGTACTCCATTTAATGTAATATTTATTCTTGTCGCATCACTTCCACGAATACGAATGCTTGTATAACCAATACCATTTCCTGCATCAGAAGTAGCAACGGCTGAAACTGTATTTTGCAATAATATGGGCATATCCTGACCAAAATTATTTTCATTTAATTCTTGGTGTTTTAATTCTGTATATGCAAGTGGTGTTTTCTCATTTGATTTTATTCCATAAATAGTTACTTCATCAAATTGAAAATTACGTCCATGTAAAGTGATGGTTATAGTAGTGTCTTTTGTAATTGCAATAGCATTATGTAATGTATCATATTCAATATGTGTTATCTTATATTGATGTGCTCCATTACTTAATTTAATTTGAAAATATCCTGTTGCATCCGATACCAGAATTGTATCTGAATTTGTAATAAAAATATGGGCATTGGCAATAGCATGTTTTTCAGTGTCAATAATTTTTCCTGATAGTGTGGATTGCCCAACAACCATAATGGATAGTTGCAAAACAGCAGCAAGAAATACGATAGTTTTTTTCATAATCAGCACTCATTTTTATTTCTGTAAATGAGGCCTTTACAAGAAGCGATTTATATTCCCTTTCCGGCATTATCCGGACAGGTTCAATGGGTGTAATCTCAGCCGCAATATGCAGCACCCCAAGAGATATGATGCAAAGATAGTTATGTAAATTTTTTAAAACGAATTATTCAGAAATACACTCTGCAATAATTTCCTTAGCATACTGAATGCGTTGTGATTGATTACCAGAAATTTCAAAATACTTTTTACCTGCAGTTATTAAATGCGATTTATATATTTCATACAAAATATCACTTCTGCCTTCATCTTCACGAAGCGGATCTTCTTCCCAAATAAACTCAGGTTTACAAAGCAGGTAAATACAATTGGATTCTTTATTCCAGAAATCATTGAATGCAGAATTATTGTAATTGAATTTATCTTGTAACCAGATAATAGTGGTCAATACATCTGTATCATAAATAATGGCTTGAGTATTTTTAGTTTGAGTAAAAGTTTGCATTTGTTGTTTGCCAATATGCAGCACATCGTCCAAAGTATATTTTCTATCTAATGCAAGTAAATACTCTCTCGCATATTCCGGTATCAATGGCAATTGCAAAGATTGTGAAAGTGCTTCGGCAAGTGTTGTTTTACCGCTGGATTCTGGACCTGTGATAATAATATTAAGTGCTTGCATCGTGTACTTGTGCATTGAGTTTTTTTCGCCATTCTATATATCCGGCAATGGCAATTAATAAGAAAATGAGATACTGAAATGCAGTAACATTTAAATTTTTATAGATATACAATGGAATAGAAGCTAAGTCTCCAACAATCCAAAAAATCCAATGATAAATATTTTTCTTTGCCATCAGATACATGGCAATAATAAATATAGAAGTATTAAAAGCATCTGCCCACGGCACATTTGAATCAGTAAAATTTTGTAATAGAAAACCTAATCCTACAAATAACAATAATGTGAGAAATATTAAAATGATATTTTCTTTAAATGAAGAGCGGATGATAACTGCTTTCTTTTCAGTCGTATCTAATTCCGAGGATTGAAATTTCCTGCCGTACATCCAATAATACCAGCCGAATATGCTAATGATGAAATAATATAAATTGATAAAAGCATCTGCATACAATTTTGCAAAAAAGCAAATCAACACATATAAACCCACGCTAATTAATCCGATAGGATAAACAAGAATATTTTCTTTCTTGGCAAACCATACACTCAGCACGCCGGTGAATGCAGCAATAATTTCTATCCAAACACTTAATATTATTTCTTTGATATCAAATAGATTTTAAATAAAAAAAGGAAGATAAAAATATCTTCCTTCGCAAACATATTATTTAAAAATTATTTCCCAAACACTTCTTGTAAAATATCCGTTACCTGATGCGATACATCGTTTCTGATTTTTCCTTCTTCCTCTCCCACCAAATAAAATAATCCATCTAAACCTTTATTGGTTGTATAGTTTGCAAGATCAGTATCTACAGGATCGGTAAACGGAATAGAATTATATAAATCTATTACATCTTCCCATGCTTGTTGCGCTCCCACAGATTCTAAAGACTCCTGAATATCCGGTTTAAATGCGGTGTATAAATCAGTAAATGTTTTCACACGCAAATAATTTGTAGCTGCTGTGTCCGCTCCATTTAAAATATTAAATGCATCATTAATGGTTATACTCATAATCGCATTTTTAAAAATTGGAGTAGCTTTTACCGCTGCATCTTCTGCTGCACTATTTAATTTTTTCACAAATGCATCTACCAGAACACTGCCACCCGGAAGTGCATTCACAACAGACATCACCACATTTGCTTCTTCCGGAAATGGAATTTTTATAAATGGATTTGAAAAATAGCCGTTCGTTAAAGAACCCTTTGTCACGGCAGTATCCGTACCCACATTCAATGCTTCTTTTAATCCTGCTGCCACTTGTGATTCGGTAAGTGCTGGATTTAAATCTTGCAGATTTAAACCATCACATGAAAAAAGGGTTATTGAAATGAATAATGCAGAAAAAATAATTTTAATTGATTTAAACATGTTGTAGATTTTTATCTGCGACGAAGTTAAAATATTATGCCAAGTATTTAGTTAAAGCAAAAGTCATCGGAAACCCATCTTATTTGTCCTCAAAATTTTAAAATCAACAACGGAACTTTATAGTTATGTATAAAAGTTTAAAAACCAGTATGAAAAAAATTTCAAATAGAACATATCTTTTTATTACAATCATTATTATGTTGTTTGTGGTTGCATCATGTACACATAATCCACTGATGTTTTCCGATATGCCACTTGAACCACCTATTATTGATACCAGCGAAACTTCAGAAGGAATTCCATGTGATCCCGATACCAGTTATTTTGTAAATGATGTGCTTCCTATTTTAATAAGTAATTGCGCTATTTCCGGATGTCATGATCAGGAAACACATGAGGAGGGTATTATTTTAAATACTTATTTCAATGTAATGGCAAGTGATGTTGTGAAACCAGGAGATGCAAATAACAGTGATATGATTGAAGCAATAATTGAATCAGATTTAGATGACAGAATGCCTCCACCTCCTGCGCCACCCTTAAGTTCGGATGAATTAGCAATACTAAAAGAATGGATAAATCAGGGTGCAAAAAATAATAGTTGCGGAGAAGAATGTGATACTTTAAATGTAACCTATGTAGGAAGTATTCAGCCAATATTAAGTTCTAATTGTCTTGGATGCCATGATGCAAACCCATCTGAAGGTGCAATGGATCTTACTAATTATGATGGTGTAGCGGCCGTTGCTGCTGACGGTAGATTATATGGGGCACTTAATCATGATCCGGGATTTGAGGCAATGCCTTTAGATGGTGATAAGTTGTCTGATTGTAAAATTGATAAAATCAGAATATGGATTGAAGAGGGCTATTTAAATAATTAATATTGAATTACAACAAGTAAGGATTTTCAATCTCTTCAAATTATCTTCTAATTATAGATTTCAAATATTTATGACAAAAGATATAGATACTAAAATTAATTAATGAACTTTTGTACGCTACCAAATTTCAATTGCGCATACTTCCATTGAAAATAATTTCTGGAAACTGAGATACATCTTCATATTTGCATAAAGATTTAACAAACTATTTTTATTTTTGAAAATTACAGCAAGCCAATGAAAAAGAAATATAACAAGATATTTATTATTTGTACAGGAACAATTGTGATGGTTGTTGTCAGTTTTTTCCAATCCTGTTATTACGATAATGCGGAAGAATTACTGGGAACACAAGTCTGCGATACAGCAGCAGTTTCTTTTAATTTGGATGTACTACCTATATTGCTTACCAATTGTGCAACTACGGGATGTCATAATGAGGAATCACACCAGTCTGATATCATTTTAAATACATATGCCAATGTGATGGCAAGTGATGTTGTGATTAGCGGTTTACTTGTTGGTGCAGTGGATTGGCTCGACGGATTTTCTCCTATGCCGAAAAATGGATCACAATTACCCGCATGTGAACGGGCATTAATTACGAGTTGGGTAAATCAAGGGGCATTAAATAATTAAGGATGAAACAACTTTTTATAATAGTACTATGCTGCATAACCTTCTATTCATCAGCACAAACAGATTATGCGTACCAAACCTTTAATGACCCAAGAATTATTAATGGATATTCTGTAGAAACAAAACCTCAAGGAATTGCAACCTTTGTTATTTCGCATCGCTTCGGAGATATTTATCAAAATAATGCAAGCAGTATTCTTTACAATTTTTTTGGTTTTGATGGCGGTGCAAATATGCGCATAGCGATGGATTATGCACCCACTAATTGGTTGATGGTTGGTGCCGGTAGAAGCAGCTTTGATAAAACTTATGACCTCTATGCAAAAGGCAGAATTCTTCGTCAAAGCACAGGAGAAAAGAATATGCCTATAAGTCTAAGTGGATATGCAGATGTTTCTATTATTACTGATACTTCGGATGCATTATTAGATACTTTTTTTGTTGATCGTTTAAATTATGCTTATCAAATATTTATTGCTCGCAAATTCAACGATGCATTTTCAATGCAACTAGCTCCCTCTTTCGTGCATAGAAATTTAGTGGCAACAAAAGCTGAAAGCAATGATGTGTTCGCAATTGGTATTTCTGCAAAATGGCAATTTGCAAAAAACGTTGCCATTAATGGTGAATACTACTATACGTTTCCAAATCAATTACTGGAAGGTTATACAAATTATGTGGGTATTGGTTTTGACTTTATTACCAAAGGACATGTTTTTCAATTGCAGATTACTAACTCACCTTATCTTATTCCTACATACTTTATTGCCAATACCCAAGGTAAAGTGTTTGATAAAGATGCTGAAGGCAATTTCGATTTAAATATTCGATTTGGGTTTAATATTGTCCGTGATTTTAAAATTGGTGGCCGGCAGTATTGATAACAAGTTAAAATCTTCTTGTTCAAAAATTATCTGCATGTAAAATTGTCTGCCTAATATTGTAACATCAGTTAACGGTTTACGCCACATGCTTAATAACCTTTTTCAAAAATTCTATAACAGATATGTGTATCCGATAGCAAGCGCTTACCCTATTCCGGTGAAAGTAGCTTCTTACGGTCTTTACATTATTGGTTCTTTTGCAATCGCATTATTTTTATTTTACTTATTAATTCTTGGTGGAGTGTTTGGTTTTATGCCGGGCAAAGCCGAGTTACGGGATATTAAAAATTATACTGCATCTGAAGTGTATTCATCAGACAGTGTTTTAATTGGGAAATATTTTATAGAGAATAGAACAAATGCAACGTATGCGCAATTGCCACCGCAATTAATTGAAGCTTTGGTAGCCACTGAAGATGCAAGGTTCTATGAACATGGCGGCATTGACTTTTTAAGTTTTATGCGAGTAATGATTTATTCTATTTTATTAAATAATGAAAGCTCCGGTGGTGGAAGTACTATTTCACAACAACTTGCAAAAAACCTATTTCAGCGGAAAGATATTTTTCTGATTGGTATGCCTGTAAATAAAATGCGTGAGATGATGATTGCCGGAATGCTTGAACGTATTTATACCAAAGAAGAAATTCTGACTTTATATTTTAATACTGTTCCTTTTGGAGAAAATTGTTTTGGTATCGAAGCAGGTGCTTTGCGTTTCTTTAATAAAAAACCACATGAACTTTCGGTAGAGGAAAGTGCTGTGCTTGTCGGGCTATTAAAAGCAAATACTACTTACAATCCACGTTTATATCCGGAGCGTTCTTTAAGCAGAAGAAATACTGTTTTAGCATTAATGCAAGTAAATGGATATCTGACCAAAGCAATTTCTGATTCACTTCAAAACTTACCCTTGGAACTGGATTATAATAATGATACAGGTGCTCAAGGATCTGCTTCTTATTTCAGAGAATATTTGCGTATTTATATGGAGAGCTGGAGCAAAGATCATTTGTTACCCGATGGTACTATTATTAATATTTATACAGATGGTTTAAAAATTTATACAACCATAGATTCAAGATTGCAAAAGTATGCGGAAGAAGCTATGCAAGAACATATGGAGTATTTGCAAACACAATTTATAAGTCATTGGGCTAATAGAAATCCATGGGGTAAAGCGGAACGTGTTGTTACCGATGCAATCAAGCGTTCCGACAGATATAAGCACATGAAAAATGCAGGGTACAGTGAAAAATATATTCTGGATTTTTTTAATGAAGAACAAGTGAAAACAACTTTGTTTTCCTGGGGAGGTGATATTGATACTACGATCTCACCGATAGATTCCGTAAAGTATTCTTTGAAATTATTGCGAGCCGGATTTCTTGCTATGGATCCTTCAAACGGAAATGTAAAAGCATGGGTTGGCGGTATTGATTTCGGTACTTATAAATATGATCATGTTAAATCAAAACGACAAGTTGGATCTACTTTCAAACCCATTGTATATGCCGCTGCTTTGGAAGCAGGAATTAATCCTTGTACCATGATTCCGAATCTGTTGAGAACATATCCTGAATATGATAATTGGCAGCCTGAAAATTCCGGTGGTGAATATGGAGGTGCGTATTCTATGAAAGGCGGACTTACATATTCTGTAAATACAATTGCGGTGCAACTTGCTATGGAAGCAGGTATTTCTAATATAGTAAGTCTTGCAAAAAAAATGGGAATTACTTCTTCAATTCCTTCTGTTCCGGCAATTGCTTTAGGCACAACAGATATTTCTTTATTCGAAATGATTCAGGTGTATAGCACTATTGATAATCGTGGTACGTGGACTGAACCTGTTTTTATTTCTCGTATTGAATCTTCCGTTGGTGATACAATTTTTATTCAGGAAAAACCGGTGAGAAAACAAGCATTTAGCCAGGCAAATTCTGCACTCTTAATTGATATGATGCGCAATGTAATAAATCAGGGTACTGGTGCGAGATTGCGAGGAACTTATGGACTTGGCAGTATTCCACTTGCAGGAAAAACAGGAACCACACAAAACAATACCGATGGATGGTTTATAGGATTTACACCAAAATTAGTTGCCGGTATTTGGGTAGGTGGAGAAGATCCTTCAGTAAGATTTAGAAGTACGGCTTTAGGTCAAGGTGCATCAATGGCTTTACCTGTATTTGGAAAATTCATGAATAAAGTGGTGAAAGATCCTGATACAAAAAAATATGCATGGGGAAGTTTTAATGCATTGCCCGATTCGATGATGGTGCAATATGATTGTCCACTTTGGATACCCGATACAATATCCGTTGACTCACTAAATTTCTTTAAAAGGGTATTTCATAATATCCGCAATAAAATAAATGCAGACACTATAGATTCGATAGAAGTGTTTGATTTTCCGGGAGCGGAATAAATAGGAAACGATTTAAGTTATAAATTGGTGAACTACTAATTTTAGAATTATTCTATTTGCCTTATTGACCTCAGTATGTGGCTCTGCCCAAACGAAAGAAACGTTTAACTTTTGGATTTACCAACTGTATAAAGCCCCCCTGCAAAAAGTGCTACCGCAATACCTAAATAAATGTATCCTTCTTGTTTACCGGATTCGTCAGACGCTTTTATTTTTAGCCCTAATAAATTTACCTCTTTAGTATTATCATCAATTTTATTGATGCCCACATAAGCAACTGCCAAGCTGATAATGATAATAATAATTCCAACAATTTTTGATGCTTTCATATTTTGCAATGTTAATTCCTATAAAATATTTTAAAGTATATAATTCTATTTTCTACTTTTTGTTCATGAGAGATTATTTTTTCACAATAATTTCAACGAAAGAAAATGATATCTAATGAAAAAAAATAAACAATCCTCTATTTATTCTCATTCCAATAATAACTATCAGGATAAGGTCTTTTACCAAAGATTGCTGTACCTACTCTGATAATTGTTGAGCCTTCTTCAATAGCGGTTTCAAGGTCGCCACTCATTCCCATGGAAAGCTCATATACAGGAATATCTTTTTCTAAAATTTGTTGTTGTAATTTTTTAAGTAAACGAAAACATTTGCGCACTTTTTCTATGTCCGCAGAAAAAAGTCCGATGGTCATTAACCCTTTAATATTTAACCGATCAAGTTGATTTACTTTTTGTGCAAAGTCAACTATTTTTTCAGGTGCCATTCCAAATTTACTTTCTTCATAAGATGTGTTTACCTGAAGAAAAACATCTATTGATTTATTTTCAAATTCTAAACGTCTTTGCAATTTTTCTGCAAGTTCTATTCTATCTAAAGATTGAATACAATCTGCATAAAGAATTACCTCTTTTATTTTATTGGTTTGCAGATGACCGATAAAATGTGTTTGATGTGGAATGGTTTTAAGTGGTTCAAATTTCTCTATTAATTCCTGCACTTTATTTTCTCCAATTAAAGTTTCTCCTGCATTAAGTGCTATTGTTATTTTATCTGCTGAAATAGTTTTGGTCGCTAATAATAATTTCACCTCATTACTATTTCTGTTGCTGATTATGCAAGCATTATCTATTCTTTTTTTAATAATAGAAAGGTTAGCTAAAATTTCATTCATTATTTAATGGCATTGAAGTGCTTTTAATTTTATAATTGCAGTTGATATTGGCAAATGAACATCTGGCTAAAATAATACATGGATATTATAGTCAACTCCCAGATAACAGTTGTTGCTATTGAAAGGCTGTATTTGTAGGGCAGTTTATTTTTAAAAGAATTAACTTTAAAAATATTTATTAGCAATTAATTCTGCATGAAGTTTTTAATTATTGTTTCCTATTTCTTGTATTTAATAAAATTTGCCTCCGCTCAAAATTATTGTGACGTTGAGCGATTCGATCAAGCTATTTTTGATTCAGTAGATCTTGAAATCATTGCGAATATTAAATATGGCGATGCAATTAATAATCTTGGTATTGCTCAGGATTTATACTTAGATATTTATCGTCCAAATCCCGATTTAGATACCATGATTAAAAAACCGCTGATAATGTTTGTGCATGGCGGTGGTTTGGTTGGCGGAGATAAAAACAGTATGGGTTCTGTTGATCTTGGATATTTATATGCAAGAGCGGGATTTGTGTATGCAACTATAAATTATAGATTGGGATGGGATAATGGTGAGCAGGAAGATGGTTGCGGTGGAGATACAATTGATCTGTTTAAAGCAACATACAGAGCAGTGCAAGATGTGCGGGCGGCATTGCGTTATTTAAAAGCGAATGCAGATATCTACGGTATTGATACGAATTATATAATAGTGGAAGGAAATAGTGCGGGTTCTCGTTTAATAATGTTTGCAACTTATGCAGAACAGGAAGATTACCGACCTGAATTTCTTGATGAAATGGGAAGTATTGATACTTCTGGAAATGATATTATTAATACCAATTTTAATCCTATAGCACTTATTACCGAAGCAGGTGGAATTGAACAACCTGAATTATTATTGCGCAAAGAAATTCCATTTTTATTTTTTCATGGCACTTGCGATTCTATTGTTCCTTATTTTGTAGGACCTGCTTTTTTTTGTTATGAGCCTTTCCCCTATCCAAGCTTATATGGCAGTTGGGAATTAACGGAAATGTATAAAGCAAATGGTTATACCTATCAGTTTTATTCCGGTGAGGGAGCAGCACATGATGTTGCATTGCCTGATACCGTTTATCATTATGCAAAGAGTTTTATTAAAGAAATTTTTTGTGAAAATCCAACTACAAAAGAATTTTATCGTGTGCTGGGA is a genomic window of Bacteroidota bacterium containing:
- a CDS encoding peptide chain release factor 3; amino-acid sequence: MSLQEEIQRRRTFAIISHPDAGKTTLTEKFLLYGGAIQVAGAVKSNKIKKSATSDFMDIERQRGISVATSVMSFEYEGHQINLLDTPGHKDFAEDTYRTLTAVDSVILVVDCVKGVEEQTERLMQVCRMRKTPVIVFINKMDRDGKDPFDLLDELETKLQIRVQPLSWPINMGTRFKGVYSIYNQRLNLFRAGSQRLDEDIVTIDNLNDERLESLIGAKDKAQLQEDIELITGVYDPLNIQSYLDAEIAPVFFGSAINNFGVQELLETFIQIAPIPQGRDAESRFVKANEKKFSGFIFKIHANIDPRHRDRIAFLRVVSGTFERSTFYHHPRLNREFRFNNPYTFMAASKDIIDTAYPGDVVGLYDTGNIKIADSFTEGEELIFRGIPSFSPEIFRELVNLDPMKSKQLEKGISQLTEEGVAQLFTLAVGNKKVVGTVGDLQFDVIQYRLENEYGAKCRFQSIAMHKVCWITTDDKKKLDEFIRLKSDYIYLDKDNNPVFMAETSWALNVAIENNPDIAFHTTTEFKTATV
- the arfB gene encoding aminoacyl-tRNA hydrolase, whose amino-acid sequence is MPITKEIIREFNYKTSRSGGKGGQHVNKVETKVEANFNITFSNILSEEDKAQLFKTLKNKITGEGTIQVVCDDGRSQVKNKAEATQKLFQLINKGLIKPKKRKVTEIPKAVKEKRIADKKFTGEVKKLRKKPDV
- a CDS encoding TonB-dependent receptor — protein: MKKTIVFLAAVLQLSIMVVGQSTLSGKIIDTEKHAIANAHIFITNSDTILVSDATGYFQIKLSNGAHQYKITHIEYDTLHNAIAITKDTTITITLHGRNFQFDEVTIYGIKSNEKTPLAYTELKHQELNENNFGQDMPILLQNTVSAVATSDAGNGIGYTSIRIRGSDATRINITLNGVPFNDAESSQSYWVDIPDIALSADAVQVQRGIGFSTNGSGVFGASVNVFTNQLKEESEATVSTSLGSFNLFRTNLLFATGRMKNHWFVEGSGSYTNSNGYIDRSSANLRSVFLTFGYQSNNYKSVINIISGKEKTYQSWGGVPKDSLETNRTFNPYTYANQTDNYTQTHLQWHHNLFFDNESNWNITLNYTMGKGYYEQLEQQQDLYSYGIEEVTVNDSTIYYSDMITQKWLANDFYGIMTDYNFLMSNKNKIVLGGAYFKYLGSHYDEVIWSDYGSIGVPPFRYSDNNAVKQDANLFAQWHFYPTNKIEIISDLQWRTINYQFTGFDTELNTVPQTQFYNFINPKIGLFWNIKENLNSYAYVGYTSKEPNRDDFVNSTINSRPLPEHLLNVELGVKSNIKGWQIQPNIFFMHYKDQLVLDGSINDVGEYTRVNVPESYRAGLELNVSKQLWSVLDISMFGALSDNRIKDYTQYIDNWDNGEQIAETYSNTMIAFSPQATGGLMINYSFLKGYEMASTTWDAQINITSRFVGRQYIDNTEDLERSLDPYNSNDLTLHINCITQSKNNIGLDFMISNFTNSLYESNAWVYPYFYEGNFQESNGYFPQAGRAYYLKLSFTI
- a CDS encoding ATP-binding protein; translation: MHKYTMQALNIIITGPESSGKTTLAEALSQSLQLPLIPEYAREYLLALDRKYTLDDVLHIGKQQMQTFTQTKNTQAIIYDTDVLTTIIWLQDKFNYNNSAFNDFWNKESNCIYLLCKPEFIWEEDPLREDEGRSDILYEIYKSHLITAGKKYFEISGNQSQRIQYAKEIIAECISE
- a CDS encoding nicotinamide mononucleotide transporter, which gives rise to MKEIILSVWIEIIAAFTGVLSVWFAKKENILVYPIGLISVGLYVLICFFAKLYADAFINLYYFIISIFGWYYWMYGRKFQSSELDTTEKKAVIIRSSFKENIILIFLTLLLFVGLGFLLQNFTDSNVPWADAFNTSIFIIAMYLMAKKNIYHWIFWIVGDLASIPLYIYKNLNVTAFQYLIFLLIAIAGYIEWRKKLNAQVHDAST
- a CDS encoding DUF4197 domain-containing protein translates to MFKSIKIIFSALFISITLFSCDGLNLQDLNPALTESQVAAGLKEALNVGTDTAVTKGSLTNGYFSNPFIKIPFPEEANVVMSVVNALPGGSVLVDAFVKKLNSAAEDAAVKATPIFKNAIMSITINDAFNILNGADTAATNYLRVKTFTDLYTAFKPDIQESLESVGAQQAWEDVIDLYNSIPFTDPVDTDLANYTTNKGLDGLFYLVGEEEGKIRNDVSHQVTDILQEVFGK